In the genome of Equus asinus isolate D_3611 breed Donkey chromosome 9, EquAss-T2T_v2, whole genome shotgun sequence, one region contains:
- the TRIM17 gene encoding E3 ubiquitin-protein ligase TRIM17: protein MDAVELARKLQEEATCSICLDYFTDPVMTACGHNFCRECLRLSWEKARGKKGRRKRRGAFPCPECRELSPQRNLRPNRLLTKVAEMARQHPSLQSRDLCTLHQELLKLFCEDDQSPICVVCRESREHRPHRVVPVEEAVQVYKSRLEEDMEHLRQEMTATGKLQAREEQTLAEWQEKVKEQRERIVAEFEKMGLFLVEEKQRLLQTLKDEEEETAARLRESTAALQQQSHSLEMLLLQLEDRREREPLQMLQDMKDPLGRKNSLSVQYPETTPTVLRTVCRVPGEIEVLKSFQEDVVPDPATAYPYLLLYESRQRHYLSAPPDGTPRGTDRFLAYPCAVGQQAFSSGRHYWEVGMNLTGDALWSLGVCRDNVSRKDRVPKCPENGFWVVQLCRGKKCLPALPPSTPIMLAEPPSHVGVFLDFEAGEVSFYNAKDGSHLHTYSQPTFPGPLQPFFCLGAPKSGQMVISTVTLWVKG, encoded by the exons ATGGATGCCGTGGAACTGGCCAGAAAGCTGCAGGAGGAGGCCACGTGCTCCATCTGCCTGGACTACTTCACGGACCCCGTGATGACCGCCTGCGGCCACAACTTCTGCCGCGAGTGCCTCCGGCTGAGCTGGGAGAAGGCCAGAGGCAAGAAAGGCCGGCGGAAGCGCAGGGGCGCCTTCCCCTGCCCCGAGTGCCGCGAGCTGTCCCCCCAGAGGAACCTGCGGCCCAACCGCCTGCTGACCAAGGTGGCAGAGATGGCGCGGCAGCACCCCAGCCTCCAGAGCAGGGACCTGTGCACCCTGCACCAGGAGCTGCTCAAGCTCTTCTGCGAGGACGACCAGAGCCCCATCTGCGTGGTCTGCAGGGAGTCCCGGGAACACCGGCCCCACAGGGTGGTCCCCGTCGAGGAGGCCGTGCAGGTGTACAAG TCGAGGCTGGAGGAGGACATGGAGCACCTGCGGCAGGAGATGACGGCGACGGGGAAGCTGCAGGCCAGGGAGGAGCAGACCTTGGCAGAGTGGCAG GAGAAGGtgaaggagcagagggagcgCATCGTGGCAGAGTTTGAGAAGATGGGCCTCTTCCTGGTGGAGGAGAAGCAGCGGCTCCTCCAGACCCTgaaggacgaggaggaggagacggcagccaggctgcgggagagcaCGGCTGCGCTGCAGCAACAGAGCCACTCCctggagatgctgctgctgcagctggaggacaggagggagcgcgAGCCACTGCAGATGCTTCAG GACATGAAGGACCCCCTGGGCAG GAAGAACAGCCTGAGTGTGCAGTACCCGGAGACCACCCCCACCGTGCTGAGGACCGTCTGCAGGGTCCCTGGGGAGATAGAAGTGCTCAAGAGCTTCCAAG AGGACGTGGTGCCCGACCCTGCTACAGCGTACCCCTACCTCCTCCTGTACGAGAGCCGTCAGAGGCACTACCTGAGCGCCCCGCCGGATGGCACGCCCCGCGGCACGGACAGGTTCCTGGCCTACCCCTGCGCCGTGGGCCAGCAGGCCTTCTCCTCAGGCAGGCACTACTGGGAGGTGGGCATGAACCTCACCGGAGACGCACTCTGGTCCCTGGGCGTGTGCAGGGACAACGTGAGCCGGAAGGACAGGGTCCCCAAGTGCCCTGAAAATGGGTTCTGGGTGGTGCAGCTGTGCAGAGGGAAGAAGTGCTTGCCTGCACTGCCCCCCTCGACGCCCATCATGCTGGCCGAGCCCCCCAGCCACGTGGGTGTCTTCCTGGACTTCGAGGCCGGGGAGGTGTCCTTCTACAACGCAAAGGACGGCTCCCATCTACACACCTACTCCCAGCCCACCTTCCCTGGCCCCCTACAGCCCTTCTTCTGCCTCGGGGCCCCCAAGTCGGGCCAGATGGTCATCTCAACAGTGACCCTGTGGGTGAAGGGATAG
- the H3-4 gene encoding histone H3.1t, whose amino-acid sequence MARTKQTARKSTGGKAPRKQLATKVARKSAPATGGVKKPHRYRPGTVALREIRRYQKSTELLIRKLPFQRLVREIAQDFKTDLRFQSSAVMALQEACEAYLVGLFEDTNLCAIHTKRVTIMPKDIQLARRIRGDRT is encoded by the coding sequence ATGGCTCGCACGAAGCAGACAGCGCGGAAGTCCACGGGCGGCAAGGCGCCGCGGAAGCAGTTGGCTACTAAGGTGGCTCGGAAGAGCGCCCCGGCCACGGGCGGCGTGAAGAAGCCGCACCGCTACCGGCCGGGCACGGTGGCGCTCCGTGAGATCCGGCGCTACCAGAAGTCCACGGAGCTGTTGATCCGCAAGCTGCCGTTCCAGCGGCTGGTGCGCGAGATCGCGCAGGACTTCAAGACGGACCTGCGCTTCCAGAGCTCGGCCGTGATGGCGCTGCAGGAGGCGTGCGAGGCCTACCTCGTGGGGCTCTTCGAGGACACCAACCTGTGCGCCATCCACACCAAGCGCGTCACCATCATGCCCAAGGACATCCAGCTGGCGCGCCGCATCCGTGGGGACCGCACTTAA